From a single Balearica regulorum gibbericeps isolate bBalReg1 chromosome 11, bBalReg1.pri, whole genome shotgun sequence genomic region:
- the LOC104636710 gene encoding G-protein coupled receptor 83 isoform X2 codes for MCSLLQPLTLAPELPGRRAERIMQPARAHGQRWSFASRAMSRHTWFPLQYISKPFWRAENHNATNFFSALYGFPNQSFFHSDLDLEDLGDFDSGTKYEGESQSQTVKALLIVAYSVIICISLFGNILVCHVVIKNKRMHSATSLFIVNLAVADVMITILNTPFTLVRFVSSTWVFGKLMCHISRFVQYCSVHVSVLTLAAIALDRHQVIMHPLKPRMSMVKGGICIVIIWVMASCFSLPHAIYQTLTRFYIGNRTIRTLWLRNAIGDLTMEQYYAHQRKKKMTLKMLMVVVIVFAVCWFPLNCYVVLISCRAIHSSNALYFAFHWFAMSSTCYNPFIYCWLNESFRSELKSLLCVCRRRSAAQGHALQDISPTFRHAWVENCHYKRGNACQKARASSQRNSAKTDISSVQPIVAES; via the exons ATGTGTTCCCTCCTGCAGCCACTGACTTTAGCACCTGAGCTGCCTGGAAGGAGGGCAGAGAGGATCATGCAGCCTGCCCGGGCACACGGACAGCGCTGGAGCTTTGCTTCCCGAGCCATGAGCAGGCACACGTGGTTCCCTTTGCAGTACATCTCCAAGCCCTTCTGGAGAGCGGAGAATCACAACGCGACCAACTTCTTCTCTGCGCTGTACGGCTTCCCTAACCAATCCTTCTTCCACAGTGATTTGGACCTTGAGGACCTGGGGGACTTTGACAGCGGGACCAAGTATGAGGGTGAGTCCCAGAGCCAGACGGTGAAGGCGCTGCTGATAGTAGCCTACTCTGTGATCATCTGCATCTCTCTCTTCGGCAACATCCTGGTGTGCCACGTGGTGATCAAGAACAAAAGGATGCACTCTGCCACCAGCCTCTTCATTGTCAACCTGGCCGTTGCCGACGTGATGATCACCATTCTGAACACCCCCTTCACGCTG gTGCGGTTTGTAAGCAGTACCTGGGTTTTTGGAAAGCTGATGTGTCACATCAGCCGGTTTGTTCAGTACTGCTCCGTGCACGTGTCTGTGCTGACCCTTGCTGCCATCGCTCTGGATCGGCATCAG GTTATCATGCACCCCCTCAAGCCGCGCATGTCCATGGTGAAAGGAGGGATTTGCATCGTTATCATCTGGGTTATGGCCAGCTGCTTCTCACTGCCGCATGCCATTTATCAGACTTTGACAAGATTTTATATTGG AAACAGAACGATACGAACG CTCTGGCTGAGAAATGCCATCGGGGACCTCACCATGGAGCAATACTACGCCCATCAACGGAAAAAGAAGATGACGTTGAAGATGCTGATGGTGGTGGTGATTGTGTTTGCAGTATGCTGGTTCCCCCTGAACTGCTACGTGGTATTGATCTCCTGTAGGGCCATCCACAGTAGCAACGCTCTGTACTTTGCTTTTCACTGGTTTGCCATGAGCAGCACTTGCTACAACCCCTTCATTTACTGTTGGCTGAACGAGAGCTTCAGATCTGAGTTGAAGTCCTTGCTGTGCGTGTGCCGGCGAAGGAGTGCAGCCCAGGGTCACGCTCTGCAGGACATCTCCCCCACTTTCAGGCACGCCTGGGTTGAGAACTGCCATTATAAAAGAGGCAATGCCTGCCAGAAGGCCAGGGCATCCTCCCAGAGGAACTCTGCAAAGACAGACATATCCAGTGTTCAGCCCATTGTGGCAGAAAGCTAA
- the LOC104636710 gene encoding G-protein coupled receptor 83 isoform X1, translating to MCSLLQPLTLAPELPGRRAERIMQPARAHGQRWSFASRAMSRHTWFPLQYISKPFWRAENHNATNFFSALYGFPNQSFFHSDLDLEDLGDFDSGTKYEGESQSQTVKALLIVAYSVIICISLFGNILVCHVVIKNKRMHSATSLFIVNLAVADVMITILNTPFTLVRFVSSTWVFGKLMCHISRFVQYCSVHVSVLTLAAIALDRHQVIMHPLKPRMSMVKGGICIVIIWVMASCFSLPHAIYQTLTRFYIGNRTIRTVCLPSFPPPADLFWKYLDLTTFVLLYVLPLLVISITYTMVAKKLWLRNAIGDLTMEQYYAHQRKKKMTLKMLMVVVIVFAVCWFPLNCYVVLISCRAIHSSNALYFAFHWFAMSSTCYNPFIYCWLNESFRSELKSLLCVCRRRSAAQGHALQDISPTFRHAWVENCHYKRGNACQKARASSQRNSAKTDISSVQPIVAES from the exons ATGTGTTCCCTCCTGCAGCCACTGACTTTAGCACCTGAGCTGCCTGGAAGGAGGGCAGAGAGGATCATGCAGCCTGCCCGGGCACACGGACAGCGCTGGAGCTTTGCTTCCCGAGCCATGAGCAGGCACACGTGGTTCCCTTTGCAGTACATCTCCAAGCCCTTCTGGAGAGCGGAGAATCACAACGCGACCAACTTCTTCTCTGCGCTGTACGGCTTCCCTAACCAATCCTTCTTCCACAGTGATTTGGACCTTGAGGACCTGGGGGACTTTGACAGCGGGACCAAGTATGAGGGTGAGTCCCAGAGCCAGACGGTGAAGGCGCTGCTGATAGTAGCCTACTCTGTGATCATCTGCATCTCTCTCTTCGGCAACATCCTGGTGTGCCACGTGGTGATCAAGAACAAAAGGATGCACTCTGCCACCAGCCTCTTCATTGTCAACCTGGCCGTTGCCGACGTGATGATCACCATTCTGAACACCCCCTTCACGCTG gTGCGGTTTGTAAGCAGTACCTGGGTTTTTGGAAAGCTGATGTGTCACATCAGCCGGTTTGTTCAGTACTGCTCCGTGCACGTGTCTGTGCTGACCCTTGCTGCCATCGCTCTGGATCGGCATCAG GTTATCATGCACCCCCTCAAGCCGCGCATGTCCATGGTGAAAGGAGGGATTTGCATCGTTATCATCTGGGTTATGGCCAGCTGCTTCTCACTGCCGCATGCCATTTATCAGACTTTGACAAGATTTTATATTGG AAACAGAACGATACGAACGGTTTGTCTCCCcagcttccctcctcctgctgatCTTTTCTGGAAGTATTTGGACTTGACTACTTTTGTTCTCTTGTATGTCCTGCCCTTGCTTGTGATCTCCATCACGTATACCATGGTGGCCAAGAAGCTCTGGCTGAGAAATGCCATCGGGGACCTCACCATGGAGCAATACTACGCCCATCAACGGAAAAAGAAGATGACGTTGAAGATGCTGATGGTGGTGGTGATTGTGTTTGCAGTATGCTGGTTCCCCCTGAACTGCTACGTGGTATTGATCTCCTGTAGGGCCATCCACAGTAGCAACGCTCTGTACTTTGCTTTTCACTGGTTTGCCATGAGCAGCACTTGCTACAACCCCTTCATTTACTGTTGGCTGAACGAGAGCTTCAGATCTGAGTTGAAGTCCTTGCTGTGCGTGTGCCGGCGAAGGAGTGCAGCCCAGGGTCACGCTCTGCAGGACATCTCCCCCACTTTCAGGCACGCCTGGGTTGAGAACTGCCATTATAAAAGAGGCAATGCCTGCCAGAAGGCCAGGGCATCCTCCCAGAGGAACTCTGCAAAGACAGACATATCCAGTGTTCAGCCCATTGTGGCAGAAAGCTAA